A single Colias croceus chromosome 10, ilColCroc2.1 DNA region contains:
- the LOC123694841 gene encoding trafficking protein particle complex subunit 1 has product MTIYNMYIFDRYGTLLYYGEWNRTKQSGMSREEEGKLMFGMLFSIKSFVTKISPLDPKEGFISYKTSKYTIHHLETPSGLKFALNTDNQAQGMRELLKKIYSDIYVKYVIRNPLCGIGEPIISELFKTKLDLFIKQAPLSAARAS; this is encoded by the exons ATGAcgatttataatatgtatatttttgatCGCTATGGCACATTACTTTATTATGGTGAATGGAATAGGACAAAACAATCTGGAATGTCTAGGGAGGAg GAGGGCAAGTTGATGTTTGGAATGCTGTTTTCCATAAAATCATTTGTGACAAAGATATCCCCCCTGGATCCCAAAGAGGGCTTCATCAGCTACAAAACATCGAAATACACGATCCATCATTTGGAAACCCCTTCAGGACTCAAATTCGCTCTCAACACAGACAATCAAGCTCAGGGAATGAGAGAATTgttaaaaaagatttattcAGACATCtatgtaaagtatgtaattcGGAATCCATTGTGTGGGATCGGCGAACCAATTATTAGTGAATTATTTAAGACTAAactagatttatttattaaacaggCGCCTTTAAGTGCTGCAAGAGCCTCTTGA
- the LOC123695219 gene encoding uncharacterized protein LOC123695219 — MRLIRETVGEIKSQMLTLTEHIEKCNLRLDEYDTKLDHHEKRIITLDNIITELKDRLNSNAQAQLRNEVEIIGIPETPNENPAHTFRVITQKLGFPIEESDLDFTTRVGPARKYSQNKGPTENNSSQSSRPLVVRFLSRNKRDEFLKTGKMKQRSINALDLGLATELKNIELYFNERLTQENRYLFRTARQQSKVCGYKYCWTKNGVVYIRKQEGNSAIPIKKQEDLHQILNSRKSSSNS, encoded by the coding sequence ATGAGGCTTATCAGAGAAACCGTTGGTGAAATTAAATCACAAATGCTGACCCTTACTGAACATATTGAAAAGTGCAACCTTCGACTCGACGAGTACGATACTAAGCTGGATCATCACGAAAAAAGAATAATTACATTAGACAATATCATAACTGAACTCAAAGATCGCTTGAACTCAAACGCACAGGCTCAACTTCGCAACGAAGTAGAAATAATAGGCATCCCAGAAACTCCAAACGAAAACCCCGCTCACACATTCCGCGTCATCACTCAAAAATTAGGTTTTCCCATTGAAGAATCTGATTTGGACTTTACAACCCGCGTAGGCCCCGCGCGCAAGTACTCACAAAATAAAGGCCCTACTGAAAATAACTCTTCCCAATCGTCTCGGCCTTTAGTTGTCCGATTTTTGAGCCGCAATAAACGAGATGAATTTCTTAAAACTGGTAAAATGAAGCAGCGCTCCATCAACGCTCTAGACTTGGGACTCGCAACAGAACTCAAAAACATAGAACTATACTTCAACGAACGTCTAACCCAAGAAAAcagatatttatttcgtaCCGCTCGGCAACAATCAAAAGTATGTGGTTATAAGTACTGTTGGACTAAAAACGGCGTGGTTTACATCCGCAAACAAGAAGGGAACTCTGCAATCCCTATCAAGAAACAGGAGGATCTCCACCAGATACTTAATTCACGTAAATCCTCGTCAAACTCCTAA